The Magnolia sinica isolate HGM2019 chromosome 9, MsV1, whole genome shotgun sequence genome contains a region encoding:
- the LOC131256987 gene encoding probable CCR4-associated factor 1 homolog 7 has product MSILPKTDSIHIREVWNDNLDAEFALIRDIVDDYPYIAMDTEFPGIVLRPVGSFKSTADYHYQTLKANVDLLKLIQLGLTFSDEDGNLPTCGTDKFCIWQFNFREFNPADDVFANDSIELLRQSGIDFKKNSERGVDASRFGELLMSSGIVLNDAVHWVTFHSGYDFGYLLKLLTCQNLPDTQTGFFSLIKMYFPTVYDIKHLMKFCNSLHGGLNKLAELLDVERVGICHQAGSDSLLTSCTFRKLKESFFNGSTERYAGVLYGLGVENGQNSH; this is encoded by the coding sequence ATGTCGATCCTGCCAAAGACCGACTCGATCCACATCCGCGAGGTCTGGAATGATAACCTTGACGCCGAATTCGCCCTCATCCGTGACATCGTCGACGACTACCCGTACATTGCGATGGACACTGAGTTCCCTGGCATCGTTTTACGGCCTGTCGGATCGTTCAAGTCGACCGCCGACTACCACTACCAGACCTTGAAGGCGAACGTTGACCTCCTCAAGCTGATCCAGCTTGGCTTGACCTTCTCTGATGAGGACGGCAACCTCCCCACCTGCGGCACCGATAAGTTCTGCATCTGGCAGTTCAACTTCCGTGAGTTCAACCCCGCTGACGATGTCTTCGCTAACGACTCCATCGAGCTTCTCCGCCAGAGCGGTATCGACTTCAAGAAGAACAGCGAGAGGGGCGTTGACGCTTCCCGATTTGGTGAGCTCCTCATGTCGTCCGGAATCGTCCTCAATGACGCCGTTCACTGGGTCACTTTCCACAGTGGGTATGACTTTGGGTACTTGCTTAAGCTCCTCACTTGCCAGAACCTCCCTGACACACAGACCGGGTTCTTCAGCCTCATCAAGATGTACTTCCCTACTGTCTACGACATCAAGCACCTCATGAAGTTCTGCAACAGCTTGCACGGTGGGTTGAACAAGCTCGCGGAGCTGCTCGATGTTGAGCGGGTTGGGATCTGCCATCAGGCAGGGTCCGACAGCCTGCTTACATCGTGCACATTCAGGAAATTGAAGGAGTCGTTCTTCAATGGGTCGACGGAAAGATATGCAGGCGTGTTGTACGGTCTGGGTGTTGAGAACGGGCAGAATAGTCATTAG